CGTGTGGAAGAGCGTCGATTGATTGTTTGATTGCTTGGTTGGAGATGAACGAATTCGCTGAGCAAGAAATGAGAATGAAAACTGTGGGACTATTTttgttattatcattattattattattattagcagcAACCAAAAGATGATGCATACTCCCCAATATGGTAGGTGAGTGCGTGCTGTCCGTTGGTGGCAGATTGGTCCTTTGCTGCACTATTTCAGCGGCAACTGACACGTGACTGCCCTCAATAAATCTCTTGATTGGCTTGAGGACTaattaaaaagaacaacaataaaacgCACTGATTGGCAACACCAAGGAGCGATGATAGCCCAACGCCCATCTTgttatgttttatttacaaaCCAATGAGGAACTGAGGAGAAAGCCGAAGTTAATAAAAGGGGTCattaaagatatatatatatatttttttttttgggtcgatGTGTTTCTTCCCGACTGTCCATTTACCAGCGACCACCTGTTTCCTGGCTCCTCACCTCACGCACTGCATGCTTGGGCAGAAATTAATTTGCTGCACAACAAGGCAGTgacgccccccacccctcccctttGTAAACTGACAAGTAAATCCCTACAATTAGCAGATCCATATTAGCATATTAACCTGTGCTTTCTATCTTTTATCTAGGTCAGACACCAGTTCtcttaattgcttttttttttttttttttgggggggggtgttcatacTACACGCCATGATTGCACCAGTCGTTATTTGGGCTGGTTAAAGGTTCAAGTCACACTTAACGGACGCCCACAGCCACATGAGCGAGACGAgtgattaaaatgaaaacaggCTTGAAAACAAGGCCAACGCATGCGCACAATGAGGGAAGGCACGCATTGCACGTCTCCAACTCTTTATTTTGGTATACTTGAATGAAGTCGCATATTTTTTGGTTAGTATTGATCGATTGGGGATATGAGATTCAGTACAAGACCTGTCTACAAAAATAATAGTATCCaaagattttttcccccccacaaaaaacaatatttatttctATGTGTGCAGTGGTAATATTTTGAAACTTTCATCGTTGCCAACCCAAATAGAGGAACACATCTGagtaaacatgaaataaattactttttttttacaccgtcaGTCACAATTGTTTATTATTCTACTTTTTATATCCGATTTGAAGTGGATCGCAACCAGGTGTGCTTCATTAAGTTACCTGTGATTACATGAACAATGACAACGGCGCATAAAAATATCTACATGGATTGCTCCCGTACAAAACATTTGTATACGTCTCAACAAGGGGGAAATGATTTCTTACTTATTCTACATCACTCCATAAGCATGTCGAAATCGCACGTGTGACTGCAAATTCACACTTAAACTGTGATTCTCTCTAttcttgtactgtattgtgttcCGACTCTCAACATATATCCACAACCCCGCACAGCTTGCTGCTGAAAACTCTCGCCTGTGGGCTTTCCGGCGTCTTGGGCCTTTCCCTGCCTCATCGGGCGGCAGATGGACTGGCTCCTGTCCGGAGATCAGCGCGCATCTGGTCCATGCGAAGCTTGCAGCCCCCGGTCCATATAGGGCCACTGTAGCCGACCATGAAGCGCAGTCAGGACCCAAGAATGACTTTGAAtagaaaaggaagaaagagGCCTTCCCCCTTAATGCCAGAATTACGAGGGTCGATTTAAAATAATACCAACAAATCACCAAGTTACAGAAAAAATTTAAGTTGAAGGTATGCGAAAGGGTctgtcatttgtcattttttttctttttaagaaaaaataaatgtgcaaccCGGAAAGCAAGGAAGAAATTCATAAGTAAATCAATCCGAATGATTATTTCAAGAGCTCATGTGAGGCTGTTGCAACATCACTCTCTTTTTTCctgatgtgccccccccccacacacactcacacacacacaccctcccgGCAGCTTTCATTCATCAGTCCCTTGCATCCTTCCATGCACCTGCACTCTCCATCTCCTTCCCGGTGGGTTTGAAATGCCTGGCCAGGATGCGACAAGCGGCCTTCGTTGAGTTGAGGTTTGACGCTGCGCCTGGAGGGCACAGGAAACGAAGGGGAAGGGCGCCCGAGCTCGAATGgtgaatttaaacattttttaaaggccttgagaactttttttttaaaggaagcaATTGGAGGCGTGTTATGTGAAAGTTTTGCTGATTCAGATGATAGTCTTATACTTTTAAATAAAGTTACGTCCATTTCAGTGACGTAACAAGAAATAGTACAACGatacaaagcaaaacaacacgcgtgaaaaaaatgagattggATCTATATTGACATTGTTACTATGAAATCGTTATGGTTATTATTATGGCAACGGCGAGGACAGTGTGAGACGAGACGCGTGTGTGCAGGAACAGATGGGAGGGTTTAAATAGTTGCTTAATTAAAGTGCACAGTCAATGGTGGCGTCTGGGCGTCAGtagtctgcattttttttttcataatatcaCACCAAGAGTGGCTTTGCCTACAGCTGACTggcaatatattaaaaaaaaaaactgcaaacaaaacaCCACTGATTGGGGCTTATCTCCACCCCGCTCTCTGCAAGTCCGTTTGCTCTGAAGGGGAAAGAATGTGACAGTTAGTCAGACGCTGCACGCCGCCCCCCTCCCGTCGCCTCCACACTTGCAGTTGGTTGCTCCTCTGCAGGCTGTGGCCATTCGCTTCACCTTCTCGCCTTCACGTTTTCTATTGCCGTTTCTTCCTAGGCTGGCCAAGGGCGACGACTCTGTTtctattcctttaaaaaaaaaaaaaaaaaaaacagactgcaGCTACACCGCGCACAGTTCACCTTCATTCAAGCGTACGCGACCTGTTCACTTGGTTGTTAAAATCGTCGTTTATGAGGCAAATGgcaataaaacaatgaaaaatgaaaaaaatgtggaggGGAAAAATACCTTCGTCGAGTCTGTGAGTAAAAATCACCAGCATATctttttgagagagagagagagagagagagagagagagagagaaggactGGGctcttaaaaaaagaataatactAGTTCAATATCAATAACAGAtacaaaacaatttatttttaatcctggTTGAAAGGGCAAAACGCGCATGTCCTTTTCcataatgacaaaaacacaacattccATACAAGTAAATAatgaaggaaaataataatCGAATATAAATCTTCTGCAAAACAAAAGgtatttttgaaataatttaaaattcacAAACCGTAGCCATTTTGGAAACGAAATCAGACAATgtagctaaaaagaaaaaatatagagTTGAAGTCCATTTGCAATCAAAATCGAACGAATGCGTGTGAGAAACGTGCACAATATGCGGTCCTTTTGTTTCCAAATCCGCATTGAAATCCTGTCAAAATATAGTCATAAATGTGTAAAAGCATCTCAAACACATCCGCGCATCAAATATTTCACGCAAACGCTCCATACAGACTAataattgatttgaaaaaaaaaacaattgaaattcATTTGTATTTCCAAGGCAATCGGGAAATAGTCCATATAATTCACAAAAGAAACTTACATATTTTCGGTTGAAAATCCGCGCccgtttgtaaaaaaaatagcaacttAGTGGTTatgaattataataataattacgaAAACCCGCGAGTAGAAGAGGACGCAGGCACAAACGCGTCTAAAAGGCAAAATGTCcgctgaaaaatggaggaaaatgttGAAAGCAGCACGTGCTTCCTTATCAAGGCGAAGATCCAATATTTATTCCTGGTCTCCTGGGATGCCTGGCTCCGTCTATTGTCCTCCCATTCCTCAGTGCTGATGCTTAATTTTCAAAACTTGCTTATTACCAAGGGACCTACGACATCAGCCGAGAAATACCCTGCAAGTACAAAATCCGTGAGCCAGCCCCGTCCGTGCAGAGGGGAGACGCTCGCCTTGCACCAGCTTTTCTTGTCCTTGTTTCCCGCACACAGCACGCGAGGGGGAGACTTTTTCTATTTATCGCACATTTTGAGGGATTTTAAcgcattttctcttttccaccATCGtcggagaggagaggagaggagaggagaggaggagggaagAAAACAACGTGTTTCTTTGGAGAAAAACACAATGTCAGCGACCTTCCCGGGACTTGTCCACGACGCAGAGGTAAACgttcctttttgttttcttttcttttacttgaaaatgtattttaaatgcgGCAGGATTTGCGTTCCAGCTATATTTTCCAACTTCCTCTTTGCATGGCGATGTTTAAACGGGACACCGTCGCGAttgtttgaaattaaaatacagGGCAAAACGCAGGAGTTGtgtaagaaaatatattttaattatgtGGAGTTGGGTGGGGGTGATTGGGACATTTATCACCGTGAGCAACTTGTACGAAATGAGCTAATAACGTAAGAATGTAAGAGCGCGAGGGCGAAAGTGaggaaaagaaagcaaaatgcaAAAGCTGACTGCGGTTGCCGAGGGTTTGTTTCCCATACGGGCGTGTGCAGGTGACATCTTCTTCAGGTGCTTAAAAGCCTTTTGAGAGTGTGAGTGGTgcgcgtgcatgcgtgcgtgcgtgcgtgtgtttctttttctttctttctttttttgggggggttgcaAGCGAGCGGGTGCACGAGTAGACGGATGATGCCAAATGACAACGGTTCTCACAGCCCGCTCGTCTTTTCTCGCCCCGCAGATACGCCACGACGGATCGAACAGCTACCGGCTGATGCAGCTCGGTTGCCTGGAGTCCGTGGCCAACTCCTCGGTCGCCTACTCCTCCACCTCCCCGCTCACCTACCCGGCGCCGGCGGGCACGGAGTTCGCCTCTCCTTATTTCTCCGCCAACCACCAGTACACTCCACTGCACCACCAGTCCTTCCACTATGAGTTCCAGCACTCGCACCCGGCCGTGGCCCCGGAGGCCTACGGGCTCAACTCGCTCCACTCGGGCCAGTACTACCAGCAGATCCACCACGGGGAGCCTGCGGACTTCATCAACTTGCACAACGCGCGCTCGGCCCTCAAGTCGTCGTGTCTGGACGAGCAGCAGCGGCGGGAGCTGGGCTGCCTCGACGCTTACCGGCGACACGACCTGTCGCTCATGACGTCACACGGCTCCCAGGCCTACGGCGTCGGGATGCACCATCCGGACCAGAGGCTGCTGCCCGCCGCCGGTCTGGGCCTCTCGTCGGCCGCGGACGACCTGCAGGTATACCGAGGCCCAAGAAAAACTCACCTCGAACCACCGCGCCGACTCATATCGTGTTTCCCAGCGTTCATTCCGCATGTatgacatcaaaaaaaaaaaaagtggctacAGAGGTTGTTTCTGTACCTGCTGAGCAGTTGATTTGGGCTGTCTGACGCTATAGGTCGCTGGCGTAGATAGGTCAACAAAGGCAGATTA
This genomic window from Syngnathoides biaculeatus isolate LvHL_M chromosome 23, ASM1980259v1, whole genome shotgun sequence contains:
- the tfap2d gene encoding LOW QUALITY PROTEIN: transcription factor AP-2-delta (The sequence of the model RefSeq protein was modified relative to this genomic sequence to represent the inferred CDS: deleted 2 bases in 1 codon) produces the protein MSAEKWRKMLKAARASLSRRRSNIYSWSPGMPGSVYCPPIPVLMLNFQNLLITKGPTTSAEKYPASTKSVSQPRPCRGETLALHQLFLSLFPAHSTRGGDFFYLSHILRDFNAFSLFHHRRRGEERRGEEEGRKQRVSLEKNTMSATFPGLVHDAEIRHDGSNSYRLMQLGCLESVANSSVAYSSTSPLTYPAPAGTEFASPYFSANHQYTPLHHQSFHYEFQHSHPAVAPEAYGLNSLHSGQYYQQIHHGEPADFINLHNARSALKSSCLDEQQRRELGCLDAYRRHDLSLMTSHGSQAYGVGMHHPDQRLLPAAGLGLSSAADDLQGSVEAQCGLVLNGQGGVIRRGGTCVVNPTDLFCSVPGRLSLLSSTSKYKVTIAEVKRRLSPPECLNASLLGGILRRAKSKNGGRCLREKLDRLGLNLPAGRRKAANVTLLTSLVEGEALHLARDFGYTCETEFPSKAVGEHLARQHNESKENSARKKMVLATKQICKEFQDLLSQDRSPLGSSRPTPILDLDIQRHLTHFSLITHGFGTPAVCAALSTFQTVLSEMLNYLDKNSSGKTSGPNDQQINGSSEKSQLRKVAEPQSKDGKTEKTE